A region of Bacteroidota bacterium DNA encodes the following proteins:
- a CDS encoding arsenate reductase ArsC, with product MKILILCTGNSCRSQMAHGLLQSFDKKLQVFSAGTEPAEKVNSTAVKVMSEIDVDISLHSPKLVAQYINEEWDFVITVCGDANENCPAFLGKVKTRLHIGFDDPSKAKGTDEFIQSEFYRVRDEISDAFLELYKTQMI from the coding sequence ATGAAAATATTAATTTTATGTACAGGAAATAGTTGCCGTAGCCAAATGGCTCATGGTCTTTTGCAATCATTTGACAAAAAATTGCAAGTGTTTTCAGCAGGGACAGAACCTGCAGAAAAAGTAAATTCAACTGCTGTAAAAGTAATGTCGGAAATTGATGTTGATATTAGCTTGCACTCACCAAAACTTGTAGCACAATACATTAATGAAGAATGGGATTTTGTAATAACAGTTTGTGGAGATGCAAATGAAAACTGTCCTGCATTTCTTGGGAAGGTTAAAACTCGTTTGCATATTGGATTTGATGACCCTTCAAAAGCTAAAGGGACAGATGAATTTATACAAAGTGAATTTTACAGAGTACGTGATGAAATTAGTGATGCATTTCTTGAATTATATA